From Polaribacter haliotis:
ATGCCAAATGTTTTGGGTAAAAATATACCCACAGAATTCGATAAGTTTGGTCGATTTGTAGCCAAAGGAAAAGTAAAAGTAACACCTACTCAAATGACAGCTACTGTTACTATGAATTCACAAATTGGAGGTGTTGTAACAGATTTAGAAATAGATAACATAGATGCAATAGATACTGCAAGTTATGCTGGAAGTTTGCAATTATTAGGTTTCGATATGGGGAAATTTTTAAACGACCCACTTTTTGGAAAAGTTTCTTTAGAAGGAGATGTAAATGGAAATGGATTTAAATTATCGAATATCGATACTCGATTTATTGGTAAAATTTCTGAATTCAACTTTAAAGATTATACCTATAAAAATATTGTTGCCAATGGCCAATATCAAAATAATAAGTTCGATGGAGATTTGTTAATTAACGATGAGAATTTTAAGATGGATTTTAAAGGTTTGGCAGATTTATCTTCGGAAGTTCATAAGTTCGACTTTAAATCGGACATTTCCTATCTAAATTTAAAACAAACAAACCTTTTTACAAGAGACAGTATTTCTGTTGTAAAAGGAAACATAACTTTAGATGTCGAAGGTAACGATTTAGACGATATTGTTGGTAAAGCAACTTTTAGAAACGTATTGTACACCAACGAAAATAAAGAATATACATTTAAAGAATTCGATGTTACATCTTCTTTAAAAGACAGTATAAAAACAATAGAAGTAGTTTCCGAAGACATTGCAAGTGGTGCTATTTCTGGTAAGTTTTCTTTTGAAGAATTACCAAAAGTAGCGCAAAATGCTTTGGGAAGTATTTATACAAATTATAAACCATATTCTGTTGCTTCAAACCAATATTTAGATTTTAATTTTACGGTTTTTAATAAAATTGTAAATGTGTTTTTTCCTTCGATTTCTATTGATGATAATACCAAATTAAAAGGGAAAATAAATTCTGATAAAGATCTTTTTAAACTTACAGTTTCCTCTCCAAGAATAGATGCTTATGGGAACGAAATGAAAGAAATTTTACTGAGAACAGACAATCAAAACCCGCTTTATAATACACATTTAACGGCTGCAGAAGTAAACACACCATATTATAACGTTTCTAAATTAAATTTATTAAATAGAACCGAAAATGATACGTTGTATTTCAAATCAGTTTTTAAAGGAGGAAATAAGAAAAATGAAGATTTTAATCTCGATTTTTTCTACACATTTAATCCTGAAGGAAAATCTGTGGTAGGTTTTGAAAAATCTTCATTCATTTATAAAGAAAATACGTGGAATATTAATCCAGATCAACAAAATACAGATAAAATTACCTTCGATTTAAAAAAGAACGAGTTTAATTTTAGTCAATTTAAACTTGTTTCTGGAGAACAAAAAGTAGAGTTTACAGGTAGTTTAAAAGGGAATGACGAAAAAATATTATTGGCAGACTTTACAAAGGTAAATTTAGAAAGTTTTCTCCCTAAAATAGATAGTTTGGCTTTAAAAGGAATACTATCTGGAAATCTAGATTTTGTACAAAAAGAAGGAGATTATAGTCCTGAAGCAACTTTAATGGTTAAAGATTTTCAGGTAAATGATTTTAAACAAGGAAATTTATCTATCAATGTAAAAGGAGATAATTCGTATGAAAAGTACAATGTAAATTTATCCATAGAAAATAAAGATGTAAAAAGTATTGCCGCTACTGGTTCTTTAGATTTTTCATCAGAAAGGCCTATTATAGATTTAAATGTGTTTTTGGAAGAGTTTAAGCTAGAGGCATTTAGTCCATTGGGTCAAGATGTTTTATCCTCCTTAAGAGGAAGTGCTACTGGAGATTTTACCTTAAGAGGTTTTTTAAGCAACCCAGATATGGATGGAAGCTTAATTTTGAAAAACGCAGGTTTAAAATTTCCTTATTTAAATGTAGATTACGATTTCGAAGGAGAATCTGTAATTTCACTAATGCAACAATCATTTATTTTAGAAGATTTTAAATTATTAGATACCAAACATAAATCTAGAGGGGTATTTAAAGGAAGTATCTCTCACTTTAATTTTAAACAGTGGTTTTTAGATTTAAGAATAGAAAGTGATAATCTGTTAGTATTAGATACAAAAAATACAGAAGAAGCGTTGTATTATGGTAGTGCTTATATAGATGGTTCTGCAAGTATTACTGGTTTAACAGACAGACTTACGATAGATGTAAATGCAAAAACAAATCCAGGAACACTTTTTGTTGTTCCTTTAAAAGATGTAGAAACTGTAGATAGTTATAATTTAATTCACTTTAAAACAAAGGAAATTAAAGCAAAAGACCGTCAAAAAGAAATTGCTTTAGAAGCATTAAAAGGGTTAGAGTTAAACATCGATTTAGAGGTTACAAAAGATGCAGTTGCACAAATAGTTATAGACGAGGTATATGGAAGTCAATTAAAAGGGAGAGGTTCTGGAAATTTGCGTATCGAAATAGACACTAGAGGAAAGTTTAACATGTTTGGCGATTATTTAGTAAATAGCGGAGTTTACGATTTTAAGTACGGAGGTATTGTAAATAAACCATTTGCTATCCAAAGAGGTGGAACAGTTTCTTGGAATGGAAACCCTGCAGATGCAAATTTAGATGTTACAGCCATATACAAAGCAAAGGCAAACCCAGGAGTTTTATTAGAGAACTTTAATTCTAATAGAAATATCGAAGTAGATTTGGTAGCCAAAATTACAGGAGGTTTATTCAATTCTAAACAAGAATTGGGTATAGAACTTACTAACGTAGATCCAACAATTGCAAACGAACTAGAATTTATTTTAAATGATAATAACGTAAACGAGAAAACTACACAATTTATTTCGTTATTAGCATTTGGTAATTTTACCAACCCAGATAAAGTAAATTTCGACGCAAATGCAACAATTACCAATACAGCTTCAAGTGCGATTGCAGCAGCTTTTTCAAGTTTGTTAAATAGTCCCGATAGTAAATTTCAATTAGGGGTAGATTATCAACAAGGGCAGTCAGATAGTGATGTAGATCGTTTAAATATCGATAACCAAGTAGATTTGTCTGTAAGTACAAAAGTTAGCGATCGAGTTATTATTAATGGAAAAGTAGGAGTTCCAGTAGGAACAAAAACACAGTCGAGCGTTATTGGAGAAGTAAAGGTAGAAATCTTACTAAATGAAGAAGGAAACTTTAGAGGTGTAATTTTTAATCGTCAGAACGAAATTCAGTATACAATCGAAGACCAAGGTTATACACAAGGAGTTGGACTTTCTTATCAAGTTAATTTTAATACATTATCTGAATTGTTGCAGAAATTAAATTGGAAAAAGAAAAAAGTAAAACCAAAGAAGAAAGATCTAGTAAAAGATTCCCTAATAAAAGTTAACAAAGACTTAATAAATTTTGAAGGAAATTAACTTGTTTTTTCCTTAATTTTAAAATATGTTTTTTTTTGAGAAAATAACTATCTTATAATTTTATGAATTTTTTTTTTGATGAAAAATATGATGTAAAAAAACATACTGAAAACGTTTTAATTTTTATAGATGATATTCTAAAAAATAGAATATAAATAAAGGAAAAAGCCTAAAACGATTTCGTAGTTTTTTTATTTTAAATGCCCAAAAAGCAGTAATTTTACGATATATAATTATGAAGAAAATAAAAAAAATAGCAGTAATGACTTCTGGGGGAGATGCTCCTGGAATGAATGCAGCAATTAGGTCTGTGGTTAGAGCATGTGCTTATTACAGAGTTAGTTGTGTTGGTATATATAGAGGTTATGAAGGTCTTATTGAAGGCGATTTTATTGAGTTAACAGCAAGAAGCGTTAACAATATAATCAATAAAGGAGGAACTATTTTAAAATCTGCAAGATCAAAAGAATTTAGAACCAAAGAAGGTAGAGCCAAAGCTTACGAGCATTTGAAAGAAAATAACATTGAAGCAATGGTTGTTATTGGTGGAGATGGTTCTTTTACAGGAGCAGTAATTTTTAACGAAGAATACAAATTTCCGGTAATTGGAATTCCAGGAACTATCGATAATGATATTTTTGGAACTACCCATACTTTAGGGTATGATACAGCTTTAAATACAGCTGTAGAAGCAATCGATAAAATTAGAGATACTGCATCTTCTCACAACAGATTATTTTTTGTTGAAGTAATGGGTAGAGATGCTGGTTTTATTGCATTAAACGCAGGTGTTGGAGCAGGAGCAGAAGAAATTTTAATTCCTGAAGAAGACT
This genomic window contains:
- the pfkA gene encoding 6-phosphofructokinase, with the protein product MMKKIKKIAVMTSGGDAPGMNAAIRSVVRACAYYRVSCVGIYRGYEGLIEGDFIELTARSVNNIINKGGTILKSARSKEFRTKEGRAKAYEHLKENNIEAMVVIGGDGSFTGAVIFNEEYKFPVIGIPGTIDNDIFGTTHTLGYDTALNTAVEAIDKIRDTASSHNRLFFVEVMGRDAGFIALNAGVGAGAEEILIPEEDLGLERMLESLKKSRRTGKSSSIVVVAEGDKSGKNVYELAQYVEENLPEYDVRVSVLGHMQRGGSPSCFDRVLASRLGVKSVELLLDGQTNLMVGLKNNEVISTSIAEAIKGGHSINQELLRVSDIMTT
- a CDS encoding translocation/assembly module TamB domain-containing protein produces the protein MQTKLGRYATNRINDDFGTNLTIGKINLSFLGSVELKDVKIKDHHKDTLIFVNSLSTSILNAKKVLNSEILLGDITIEGAHYHMKTYKGEKDDNMAVFMDSFKANKPKDSLSPTFILKAKNVYVSNLDFKLMDLNSKDSLTFSASKTGGNLQDLSIYGANFSTNTRGLYFVTNLGVEVTNLTTNYTFTKTAMKFANTTLKTQESNVYGDILFSYKREDLTSFKDKVKITADFKKSDLKVSDLKKFYNEVSGNDLITFKTNMVGTLNNFELKNLKLATQKGIRVYGDLSFVNAVNVDRGFVFEGDLNNLTGTYRNLKNIMPNVLGKNIPTEFDKFGRFVAKGKVKVTPTQMTATVTMNSQIGGVVTDLEIDNIDAIDTASYAGSLQLLGFDMGKFLNDPLFGKVSLEGDVNGNGFKLSNIDTRFIGKISEFNFKDYTYKNIVANGQYQNNKFDGDLLINDENFKMDFKGLADLSSEVHKFDFKSDISYLNLKQTNLFTRDSISVVKGNITLDVEGNDLDDIVGKATFRNVLYTNENKEYTFKEFDVTSSLKDSIKTIEVVSEDIASGAISGKFSFEELPKVAQNALGSIYTNYKPYSVASNQYLDFNFTVFNKIVNVFFPSISIDDNTKLKGKINSDKDLFKLTVSSPRIDAYGNEMKEILLRTDNQNPLYNTHLTAAEVNTPYYNVSKLNLLNRTENDTLYFKSVFKGGNKKNEDFNLDFFYTFNPEGKSVVGFEKSSFIYKENTWNINPDQQNTDKITFDLKKNEFNFSQFKLVSGEQKVEFTGSLKGNDEKILLADFTKVNLESFLPKIDSLALKGILSGNLDFVQKEGDYSPEATLMVKDFQVNDFKQGNLSINVKGDNSYEKYNVNLSIENKDVKSIAATGSLDFSSERPIIDLNVFLEEFKLEAFSPLGQDVLSSLRGSATGDFTLRGFLSNPDMDGSLILKNAGLKFPYLNVDYDFEGESVISLMQQSFILEDFKLLDTKHKSRGVFKGSISHFNFKQWFLDLRIESDNLLVLDTKNTEEALYYGSAYIDGSASITGLTDRLTIDVNAKTNPGTLFVVPLKDVETVDSYNLIHFKTKEIKAKDRQKEIALEALKGLELNIDLEVTKDAVAQIVIDEVYGSQLKGRGSGNLRIEIDTRGKFNMFGDYLVNSGVYDFKYGGIVNKPFAIQRGGTVSWNGNPADANLDVTAIYKAKANPGVLLENFNSNRNIEVDLVAKITGGLFNSKQELGIELTNVDPTIANELEFILNDNNVNEKTTQFISLLAFGNFTNPDKVNFDANATITNTASSAIAAAFSSLLNSPDSKFQLGVDYQQGQSDSDVDRLNIDNQVDLSVSTKVSDRVIINGKVGVPVGTKTQSSVIGEVKVEILLNEEGNFRGVIFNRQNEIQYTIEDQGYTQGVGLSYQVNFNTLSELLQKLNWKKKKVKPKKKDLVKDSLIKVNKDLINFEGN